One Streptomyces sp. CNQ-509 DNA window includes the following coding sequences:
- a CDS encoding TetR/AcrR family transcriptional regulator codes for MAIDRPSASAGNPAPVRPLRRDAQRNREALLTAARSCFAEQGMEAPLEQVAKRAGVAIGTLYRHFPTRLDLVQATFAEKLAVWREAAEKAVTMDDAWAGLCHFLETMCELQSQDRGFNDLASIRLPESACLAGAQTRIRELGVHIVERAQEQGSLRPDLTPEDLAFVIWSHSRVTEATHAIAPDAWRRHLYLLLDGFRTDRAHPLPAPPLTEEQLYRAMISLGGNGACGA; via the coding sequence GCCCCTGTCCGCCCCCTGCGGCGCGACGCGCAGCGCAATCGCGAGGCCCTGCTCACCGCGGCCCGCTCCTGCTTCGCCGAGCAGGGCATGGAGGCACCCCTGGAGCAGGTGGCCAAGCGGGCCGGGGTGGCCATCGGCACGCTGTACCGGCACTTCCCCACCCGACTGGACCTGGTGCAGGCGACCTTCGCCGAGAAGCTGGCCGTCTGGCGGGAGGCCGCCGAGAAGGCCGTCACCATGGATGACGCCTGGGCGGGGCTGTGCCACTTCCTGGAAACCATGTGCGAACTCCAGTCACAGGACCGGGGGTTCAACGACCTGGCCTCCATACGGTTGCCGGAGAGCGCCTGCCTGGCGGGCGCCCAGACCCGCATCCGCGAACTCGGTGTACACATCGTCGAGCGTGCGCAGGAGCAGGGCAGCCTGCGCCCCGACCTCACCCCCGAGGACCTTGCCTTCGTCATCTGGTCGCACAGCCGCGTCACCGAGGCCACCCACGCCATCGCCCCGGACGCCTGGCGCCGCCACCTTTACCTTCTGCTCGACGGCTTCCGAACCGACCGCGCCCACCCGCTACCGGCGCCGCCGCTCACCGAGGAGCAGCTGTACCGCGCCATGATCAGCCTCGGCGGAAACGGGGCCTGCGGCGCCTGA